CCACCAGTTCCGTCCGGCCGGGCCACTCCACCCGCCGCAGCTCCACCCAGACCTCCCGCAGGTAGCGGGTGATCCTCTCGGCCACGGCGGGCAGTCTCCGGCCCGCCGCCGGCCGCGGCACGGCCCGGGCGGCTGTCGGCGTGGCGTTTGCCTGCGTCAGTCTGGCCATCGGGACCTCGCCAAAACAAAAAAAGACTGGAAAACGGCCATCGCCCATTATAGGGCGAGGGGGGTGGGGTGTCAACGCGCCTGTCTCAATCTCCCCAATCTGCGCAACCTGCGCGATCTCATCCTGCGCCATCCGCAGGGTCTGCGGGAGGAGGCGCGGTCAGCGCACCCGCAGGGCCGGGGTCGGGGGCCGGGGGGCCGGAGGTCGGCGGGGGAGCGCCCGAGCGGCCCGGGCCGGGGTCGGGGCGGCTGCCAGCCTTGTGGCGGTACATGGCCGCGTCGGCCTCGCGCAGGACGTCCTCCACGCTGCGCCCCGGCCGCCAGACCCCCAGGCCGATGCTGAAGCCCAACGCGGGTTCTTCGCCAGCCGCCGTCTCCAGCAGGCGCCGGGCCACGGCGGCGGCCCGGACATCGTCGGTACGGGGCATGAGGACGAGAAACTCGTCTCCTCCCCACCGGATCACCTCGTCGGCGGCCCGCACGTGCGACCGGAGGAACTTCGCCGCCTCCCGGAGCAGCTCGTCGCCGGCGAGGTGCCCGTACCGGTTGTTGACCTCCCGCAGCCCGTTGACGTCCACGACCGCGATGGCAAACGGCTGTCCGTGCCGCTCGGCCAGAGCGACCTCCCGCCGGATGACCTCCTCGAAAAAGTGCCGGTTGTGCAGCCCGGTCAGCGGGTCGGTGACGGCGAGCGCGCGGATCTGCGCCCGGTCCTGAACCGCCCGGCGCACCGCGGCGTCCAGCGCCCGCTCGAACCGCACCACCTCATCCCGCGCCGGCATCGGGTCCTCGATCGGCGGGAGGTCGGCAGGCAGCGTCCCCGCCGCCAGCGCCTCCGCCTGCGACAGGGCCCGCCGCAGGGGATCCACCACCATGATCCGCGTGCTCAGGTAGAGCAGTCCCAGGAGGGTGGCCAGGGTGGCCGCCGCCGTGGCCGCCGCCGACCGGACGTAGGCCCGCAGCCGGCGGTCGCGCTCGCCCAGAGAGGCGTACAGGCCGACGGAAGCCACGACCCGGCCGTCCCGGTGCAGGGGGAAGACGGCCTCCAGCACCCGGGTGCCTCCCTCGACCGTCTCATGGACGCGATGCCGGCCGGTCCGCAGGGGTTCGACATCGTGCGCGTCGGCC
The sequence above is a segment of the Armatimonadota bacterium genome. Coding sequences within it:
- the secE gene encoding preprotein translocase subunit SecE, with the translated sequence MARLTQANATPTAARAVPRPAAGRRLPAVAERITRYLREVWVELRRVEWPGRTELVASTVVVVAVLVILAVYLGAWDALFTWIFTRVLVR
- a CDS encoding diguanylate cyclase, whose protein sequence is MPPADVLRRHWYRVHGATSLGVKLFAPMGVLVVLASGLLGALGFRAQRDALTAQYVERARGAAVLFEREFRDAPDLSDVSRIRRYVSDLRARYPEITRITLYAPSGGSYRAVYSTQPGVVGRPADAHDVEPLRTGRHRVHETVEGGTRVLEAVFPLHRDGRVVASVGLYASLGERDRRLRAYVRSAAATAAATLATLLGLLYLSTRIMVVDPLRRALSQAEALAAGTLPADLPPIEDPMPARDEVVRFERALDAAVRRAVQDRAQIRALAVTDPLTGLHNRHFFEEVIRREVALAERHGQPFAIAVVDVNGLREVNNRYGHLAGDELLREAAKFLRSHVRAADEVIRWGGDEFLVLMPRTDDVRAAAVARRLLETAAGEEPALGFSIGLGVWRPGRSVEDVLREADAAMYRHKAGSRPDPGPGRSGAPPPTSGPPAPDPGPAGALTAPPPADPADGAG